A stretch of the Aegilops tauschii subsp. strangulata cultivar AL8/78 chromosome 4, Aet v6.0, whole genome shotgun sequence genome encodes the following:
- the LOC120962398 gene encoding putative cysteine proteinase inhibitor 7, with amino-acid sequence MRTCTLLLIVVAVVAVVFPVATSAAGNWSPIEDINSPHIQELGEWAVAEHLKQANDGIKFSKVTGGDYREEAGVRYRLIIDALNRDGKHGRYGRYGSHLLQPGQLGGETNQLAG; translated from the coding sequence ATGAGAACCTGCACCCTCCTCCTCATTGTTGTTGCTGTCGTAGCCGTGGTCTTCCCCGTTGCCACGTCTGCCGCGGGAAACTGGTCTCCGATCGAAGACATCAACAGCCCGCACATCCAGGAGCTAGGCGAGTGGGCGGTGGCCGAACACCTGAAACAGGCCAACGACGGGATCAAGTTCAGCAAGGTGACGGGCGGCGACTACCGGGAAGAAGCCGGCGTGAGGTATCGCCTCATCATCGACGCGCTCAACCGCGACGGCAAGCACGGCAGGTACGGCAGGTACGGGTCTCATCTTCTTCAGCCCGGCCAACTAGGCGGCGAGACCAACCAGCTAGCGGGATAA